The Streptomyces sp. HUAS CB01 genome has a segment encoding these proteins:
- the pstA gene encoding phosphate ABC transporter permease PstA — translation MIPTAVTSDPPDVPRLKGRGTPLRERFFRLSLWASLAIGVVFLVGLLTYVVVEGWPRLNAKLWTNFPDIIDPSNAGAQSAITGTIWVISFTALYCLPTGVLTAIYLEEYADRGRWWNRAIEINIQNLAAVPSIVYGILGLGIISRGLGFGQTVLTAALTLSLLVLPIVIISSREAIRAVPQSIRQASLSLGATQWQTIWRQVLPAAVPGMATGAILALSRAIGEAAPLLLLGGLTFITFNPTGVNSQFTVLPIQIFNWISQSRAEFTALASAAIVVLLVILLVMNSLAIWLRNHFTRRW, via the coding sequence ATGATCCCCACCGCGGTCACCTCCGACCCGCCCGACGTCCCCCGGCTGAAGGGCCGGGGCACTCCGCTGCGCGAGCGGTTCTTCCGGCTCAGCCTGTGGGCCTCGCTGGCCATCGGCGTGGTCTTCCTGGTCGGTCTGCTCACCTACGTGGTCGTCGAGGGATGGCCCCGGCTGAACGCGAAGCTGTGGACCAACTTCCCGGACATCATCGACCCGTCGAACGCCGGCGCCCAGTCGGCGATCACCGGAACGATCTGGGTCATCTCCTTCACCGCCCTGTACTGCCTGCCGACCGGTGTGCTCACGGCGATCTATCTGGAGGAGTACGCCGACCGCGGCCGGTGGTGGAACCGGGCGATCGAGATCAACATCCAGAACCTGGCGGCCGTTCCCTCCATCGTCTACGGCATCCTCGGGCTCGGGATCATCTCGCGCGGGCTGGGTTTCGGCCAGACCGTGCTCACTGCCGCGCTCACCCTGTCCCTGCTGGTGCTGCCCATCGTGATCATCTCGTCCAGGGAGGCCATCCGGGCGGTGCCCCAGTCCATCCGGCAGGCCTCCCTCTCGCTGGGCGCCACCCAGTGGCAGACCATCTGGCGCCAGGTGCTGCCCGCCGCCGTGCCCGGCATGGCGACCGGCGCGATCCTCGCGCTGTCCCGCGCCATCGGGGAGGCCGCGCCACTGCTGCTGCTCGGCGGGCTGACGTTCATCACGTTCAACCCGACCGGTGTGAACAGCCAGTTCACGGTGCTGCCGATCCAGATCTTCAACTGGATCAGTCAGTCCCGCGCCGAGTTCACCGCGCTCGCGTCCGCCGCGATCGTCGTCCTGCTGGTGATCCTGCTGGTCATGAACTCGCTGGCGATCTGGCTGCGCAACCACTTCACCCGCCGCTGGTGA
- the pstC gene encoding phosphate ABC transporter permease subunit PstC — protein MTPRTLRRRTAPGTPGFLKRSQPRWTERAVKVLLVAAALVSVLTTVGIVVALIPPVVEFFGKVDLGEFLTGTDWSPLFEPPHFGVLPLVTATLVVTVIALFVAVPLGLGAAVYLSEYAGPRVRGIFKPVLEVLAGIPTVVYGFFALKAITPLLQRFWPGNDPPEVFNALSAGFVMGIMIIPTIASLSEDSMAAVPRSLRDAAYALGSSRMQVSTRVVFPAALSGVVAAVVLGVSRAIGETMIVAIAAGGRPNLTFNPLEGMQTMTAFIAAAGIGDLPTGSTGYQTIFAVGLLLFAITLVMNLISIRLVRRYREVYE, from the coding sequence ATGACCCCGCGGACACTGCGCCGACGCACCGCTCCGGGAACCCCCGGCTTCCTGAAGCGGTCTCAGCCGCGCTGGACCGAGCGGGCCGTCAAGGTCCTGCTCGTGGCCGCCGCACTGGTCTCGGTACTGACCACGGTGGGCATCGTGGTCGCACTGATCCCGCCGGTCGTGGAGTTCTTCGGCAAGGTGGACCTCGGGGAGTTCCTCACCGGTACCGACTGGTCACCGCTGTTCGAACCGCCGCACTTCGGCGTGCTGCCGCTGGTGACGGCCACCCTGGTGGTCACGGTCATCGCGCTGTTCGTGGCCGTTCCGCTGGGTCTCGGCGCGGCCGTGTACCTGAGCGAGTACGCCGGGCCCCGCGTCCGCGGGATCTTCAAGCCCGTGCTGGAGGTGCTCGCCGGCATCCCGACCGTGGTCTACGGCTTCTTCGCGCTCAAGGCCATCACCCCCCTCCTCCAGCGGTTCTGGCCGGGAAACGACCCGCCGGAGGTCTTCAACGCCCTCTCGGCCGGCTTCGTCATGGGCATCATGATCATCCCGACGATCGCGTCGCTGTCCGAGGACTCGATGGCAGCCGTGCCCCGCTCGCTGCGCGACGCCGCCTACGCCCTCGGATCCTCGCGGATGCAGGTCTCCACCCGGGTCGTGTTCCCCGCCGCCCTGTCCGGCGTCGTCGCGGCCGTCGTCCTCGGGGTCTCCCGCGCCATCGGGGAGACGATGATCGTGGCCATCGCGGCCGGCGGCCGCCCGAACCTCACCTTCAACCCGCTCGAGGGCATGCAGACGATGACGGCGTTCATCGCCGCGGCCGGCATCGGCGACCTGCCCACGGGGTCCACGGGCTACCAGACGATCTTCGCCGTGGGCCTGCTGCTCTTCGCCATCACGCTGGTGATGAACCTGATCAGCATCCGCCTGGTGCGCCGCTACCGGGAGGTGTACGAATGA
- a CDS encoding maleylpyruvate isomerase family mycothiol-dependent enzyme: protein MATAAGRGTVGTLPEGLGDAIRDTAGEIAALLSGTADTGLPVPGSEWTVGEAAAHLAQANELMADIAAGRERRHGDGTPQSLAAANALALAGFAERGAGPLAAMIVEQAEAFLGAVDARGTEEPGTLHTPLGPMDLATLGSYLLTHMLGHGWDLARALGRPHMVDRRRVRLTLPFLIAAMPRVLDTSAAAGLTARYEVRLRGGGAFGVTFTDGRPVVEARTPDRPDCTILTEPVAFLLMALGRRGPWGAIARGGVLAWGRRPWLAPRFPTLFVAP, encoded by the coding sequence ATGGCGACGGCGGCCGGGCGGGGAACGGTGGGCACTCTGCCCGAGGGGCTGGGCGACGCGATACGCGACACGGCGGGGGAGATCGCCGCCCTGCTGTCCGGTACGGCGGACACCGGCCTCCCGGTGCCCGGGTCGGAGTGGACCGTCGGCGAGGCGGCCGCCCATCTGGCCCAGGCGAACGAACTGATGGCCGACATCGCGGCCGGCCGGGAGCGCCGCCACGGGGACGGCACACCGCAGAGCCTGGCCGCGGCCAACGCCCTCGCCCTGGCCGGGTTCGCCGAGCGGGGCGCCGGGCCGCTGGCCGCGATGATCGTGGAGCAGGCCGAGGCGTTCCTCGGGGCGGTGGACGCCCGGGGAACCGAGGAGCCCGGCACGCTGCACACCCCGCTGGGCCCGATGGACCTGGCGACGCTCGGCTCGTACCTTCTGACGCACATGCTCGGCCACGGCTGGGACCTGGCCCGTGCCCTGGGGCGTCCGCACATGGTGGACCGGCGCCGGGTCCGGTTGACGCTCCCCTTCCTGATCGCGGCGATGCCCCGGGTCCTCGACACCTCCGCCGCCGCCGGGCTGACGGCGCGTTACGAGGTCCGGCTGCGGGGCGGCGGCGCGTTCGGCGTCACCTTCACCGACGGCCGGCCCGTCGTGGAGGCGCGGACGCCGGACCGGCCGGACTGCACGATCCTCACCGAGCCGGTCGCGTTCCTCCTGATGGCGCTCGGCCGCCGCGGCCCCTGGGGAGCCATCGCCCGGGGCGGGGTGCTCGCCTGGGGCCGCAGGCCCTGGCTCGCGCCCCGGTTCCCCACGCTGTTCGTCGCCCCCTGA
- a CDS encoding MMPL family transporter, whose protein sequence is MNALLTRVATAPGGRRTKWLVLAVWLLLAVALGPLAGRLGEVEDTGANAFLPRGAESARVNTELERFRDDTVMPAVVVYTGDGARAKADADRAVFAGFAADGEQVAPPLPSDDGEALMTVVPLSTEEDGLTGTLDEMRRIAGEGAPPGVEAAVGGPAGSLTDQVAVFDSLDSTLMIATALVVAVLLLVTYRSPVLWLFPLLAVGFAAVLTQVGTYLLARYAHLPVDPQSAGVLMVLVFGVGTDYALLLIARYREELHRHEDRHTAMAVALRRSGPAVLASAGTVAVGLACLALADINSSRSMGLVGAVGVVCGFLAMVTVLPALLVIAGRWVFWPFVPRYRTPARKAHTVWSRVGAAVARHPRWSWLMAAAVTCVLALSATGMNMGLQQSEMFQDKPESVVAQERISAHYPSGASDPARIVVAADRAAEVRAVASEVPGVARVEDGDRTPDGELAALSVVLEDAPDSGAAKDTVDRLRAAVHSADRGHDGSVTLVGGTTAQTLDTQRAAARDLRTVIPAVLAVVLLVLVWLLRSLVGPLLLLGTVVLSYFAALGASNLLFEHVLGHAGVDWSIPLTGFVFLVALGIDYNIFLMHRVREETGRLGHVPGVLEGLTSTGGVITSAGAVLAATFAVFAGLPLVTMAQMGVLVGIGVLLDTLLVRTVLVPALALDLGRRFWWPGRLFRGLGRPEGLPRPSGDREHAPA, encoded by the coding sequence ATGAACGCGCTGCTCACGCGCGTGGCCACCGCCCCAGGGGGCCGCCGCACGAAATGGCTCGTCCTCGCGGTCTGGCTGCTGCTCGCCGTCGCCCTCGGCCCGCTCGCGGGCAGGCTGGGCGAGGTCGAGGACACCGGCGCCAACGCCTTCCTTCCGCGCGGTGCCGAGTCCGCGCGGGTCAACACGGAGCTGGAGAGGTTCCGTGACGACACGGTCATGCCGGCCGTCGTCGTCTACACCGGTGACGGCGCGCGGGCGAAGGCCGACGCCGACCGGGCCGTCTTCGCCGGCTTCGCGGCCGACGGCGAGCAGGTCGCCCCGCCACTCCCGTCAGACGACGGCGAGGCGCTGATGACCGTGGTCCCGCTCTCCACCGAGGAGGACGGACTGACCGGCACCCTCGACGAGATGCGCCGGATCGCCGGCGAGGGCGCCCCGCCGGGCGTGGAAGCGGCGGTCGGCGGCCCGGCCGGTTCACTGACGGACCAGGTCGCCGTCTTCGACAGCCTCGACTCCACCCTGATGATCGCCACCGCTCTCGTGGTGGCCGTTCTGCTGCTGGTCACCTACCGCAGCCCGGTGCTGTGGCTGTTCCCGCTGCTGGCCGTCGGCTTCGCGGCCGTGCTCACCCAGGTCGGCACGTATCTGCTGGCCCGGTACGCGCACCTGCCCGTCGACCCGCAGAGCGCCGGCGTCCTCATGGTGCTCGTCTTCGGCGTCGGCACGGACTACGCGCTGCTGCTGATCGCCCGCTACCGGGAGGAGCTCCACCGCCACGAGGACCGGCACACGGCGATGGCGGTCGCGCTGCGGCGCTCCGGCCCCGCCGTCCTGGCCTCCGCCGGCACCGTCGCGGTCGGGCTCGCCTGCCTCGCCCTCGCCGACATCAACTCCTCCCGGTCGATGGGACTCGTCGGCGCGGTCGGGGTGGTGTGCGGCTTCCTCGCCATGGTCACGGTCCTGCCGGCGCTGCTGGTGATCGCGGGCCGCTGGGTGTTCTGGCCGTTCGTGCCCCGGTACCGCACCCCCGCCCGCAAGGCGCACACGGTCTGGTCCCGCGTCGGCGCGGCGGTCGCCCGGCACCCCCGCTGGTCCTGGCTGATGGCCGCCGCCGTCACCTGCGTGCTGGCGCTCAGCGCGACCGGGATGAACATGGGCCTGCAGCAGTCCGAGATGTTCCAGGACAAGCCGGAGTCGGTGGTCGCCCAGGAACGGATCTCCGCCCACTACCCGTCGGGCGCCTCCGACCCGGCCAGGATCGTCGTGGCGGCGGATCGGGCCGCCGAGGTCCGGGCCGTCGCGTCCGAGGTGCCGGGCGTCGCCCGGGTGGAGGACGGCGACCGCACTCCGGACGGTGAACTCGCCGCGCTCTCCGTGGTGCTGGAGGACGCCCCCGACAGCGGTGCCGCCAAGGACACCGTCGACCGGCTGCGCGCCGCCGTGCACTCCGCCGACCGGGGCCACGACGGCTCCGTCACCCTGGTCGGCGGGACCACGGCCCAGACCCTGGACACCCAGCGCGCGGCCGCCCGCGACCTGCGCACGGTGATCCCCGCCGTCCTCGCCGTCGTCCTGCTCGTCCTCGTCTGGCTGCTGCGGTCGCTGGTCGGGCCGCTGCTGCTGCTCGGTACGGTCGTGCTCTCCTACTTCGCCGCTCTCGGCGCCTCGAACCTGCTCTTCGAGCACGTCCTCGGGCACGCCGGGGTCGACTGGTCGATCCCGCTGACGGGCTTCGTCTTCCTGGTGGCGCTCGGCATCGACTACAACATCTTCCTCATGCACCGGGTGCGGGAGGAGACCGGGCGCCTCGGGCACGTCCCGGGCGTGCTGGAGGGTCTGACCAGCACCGGAGGCGTCATCACCTCGGCCGGTGCGGTGCTCGCCGCGACCTTCGCGGTCTTCGCGGGACTGCCCCTGGTGACCATGGCCCAGATGGGAGTGCTCGTCGGCATCGGCGTCCTCCTCGACACCCTTCTGGTCCGTACGGTCCTGGTGCCCGCCCTCGCCCTGGACCTCGGGCGCCGGTTCTGGTGGCCGGGCCGTCTCTTCCGGGGCCTCGGCCGGCCGGAGGGCCTGCCCCGGCCGAGCGGGGACCGGGAGCACGCGCCCGCCTGA
- the pstB gene encoding phosphate ABC transporter ATP-binding protein PstB gives MTTPPGHGPGGTRPPQPAHRDPLRPSETVFEVGGLSVFYGGHEAVRDVNMNIGARQITAMIGPSGCGKSTVLRCFNRMNDLLPDARVVGKIRYHNEDLYSREVDPIEVRRRIGMVFQKPNPFPKSIYDNIAYGPRVGGFKGNLDDLVEETLTHAALWDEVKDKLRASALTLSGGQQQRLCIARTIAVEPEVILMDEPCSSLDPIATAKIEDLMEHLAQEFTIIVVTHNMQQAARVSERTAFFSSQTDRDGVRHGRLIEFDETGTLFSNPSDQRTEDYISGRFG, from the coding sequence ATGACCACCCCTCCCGGTCACGGACCCGGCGGCACCAGGCCGCCGCAGCCGGCCCACCGCGACCCCCTGCGGCCGTCCGAAACGGTCTTCGAGGTCGGCGGTCTGTCCGTGTTCTACGGCGGCCACGAGGCCGTGCGCGACGTCAATATGAACATCGGAGCCCGCCAGATCACGGCGATGATCGGCCCCTCGGGCTGCGGCAAGTCCACCGTGCTGCGCTGCTTCAACCGGATGAACGACCTGCTGCCGGACGCCCGCGTCGTCGGCAAGATCCGCTACCACAACGAGGACCTCTACAGCCGCGAGGTCGACCCCATCGAGGTCCGCCGCCGCATCGGCATGGTCTTCCAGAAGCCCAACCCGTTCCCGAAGTCCATCTACGACAACATCGCGTACGGCCCCCGGGTGGGCGGCTTCAAGGGGAACCTGGACGACCTCGTCGAGGAGACCCTGACCCACGCGGCCCTGTGGGACGAGGTCAAGGACAAGCTCAGGGCCTCGGCGCTGACGCTCTCGGGAGGACAGCAGCAGCGGCTGTGCATCGCGCGGACGATCGCGGTCGAACCGGAGGTGATCCTCATGGACGAGCCGTGCTCCTCGCTGGACCCGATCGCCACGGCGAAGATCGAGGACCTGATGGAGCACCTGGCCCAGGAGTTCACCATCATCGTCGTCACGCACAACATGCAGCAGGCCGCGCGGGTGTCGGAGCGGACCGCGTTCTTCAGCTCGCAGACCGACCGCGACGGAGTGCGCCACGGCCGGCTGATCGAGTTCGACGAGACGGGCACGCTCTTCAGCAACCCTTCCGACCAGCGCACCGAGGACTACATCTCCGGCCGCTTCGGCTGA
- a CDS encoding PstS family phosphate ABC transporter substrate-binding protein, giving the protein MNIPRSPRRATARVTLAAAVVVAVGACGGADAGSGDGGGGLSGTIRVDGSSTVAPLSTAAAQLFQQRNPGVRITVGTSGTGGGFEKFCNGETDIADASRRITAEEQALCADKGVRYEELRIANDGLSVVVSKDNDFADCLSVEQLRKIWEPGSRVDNWNQVDPRFPDVELELFGPGTDSGTFDYFTQAVNGEEGRSRTDYSPSEDDNVTVQGVSGSRGGLGYFGLSYYEENKDRLKLLRIDGGNGCVAPTRTTVQNGTYRPLSRPLLIYPNAAALDRKEVEAFVEYYVENNADIARAAQFVPLSSRQEAELRQDLTRLREQHAP; this is encoded by the coding sequence GTGAACATCCCCCGTTCCCCGCGCCGGGCCACGGCACGTGTGACGCTGGCCGCCGCCGTCGTGGTGGCCGTGGGCGCGTGCGGCGGTGCCGACGCCGGCTCCGGGGACGGCGGCGGCGGGCTCTCCGGGACGATCAGAGTGGACGGCTCCAGCACCGTGGCCCCGCTCTCCACGGCGGCCGCCCAGCTCTTCCAGCAGCGCAACCCCGGGGTGCGGATCACGGTCGGCACGTCCGGCACCGGGGGCGGCTTCGAGAAGTTCTGCAACGGCGAGACGGACATCGCCGACGCCTCGCGGCGGATCACCGCCGAGGAACAGGCCCTCTGCGCGGACAAGGGTGTGCGGTACGAGGAGCTCCGGATCGCCAACGACGGCCTGTCCGTCGTGGTGAGCAAGGACAACGACTTCGCCGACTGCCTCTCCGTCGAGCAGCTGAGGAAGATCTGGGAGCCCGGCTCCCGGGTCGACAACTGGAACCAGGTCGACCCGCGCTTCCCGGACGTCGAACTGGAGCTGTTCGGGCCCGGCACCGACTCCGGCACCTTCGACTACTTCACCCAGGCGGTCAACGGCGAGGAGGGCCGGTCCCGCACCGACTACTCGCCGAGCGAGGACGACAACGTCACCGTGCAGGGCGTCTCCGGCTCCCGCGGCGGACTCGGCTACTTCGGACTGTCGTACTACGAGGAGAACAAGGACCGGCTGAAGCTCCTGAGGATCGACGGCGGCAACGGCTGTGTCGCGCCCACCCGGACCACCGTCCAGAACGGCACCTACCGGCCCCTGTCGCGGCCCCTGCTCATCTATCCGAACGCCGCCGCCCTCGACCGGAAGGAGGTCGAGGCGTTCGTCGAGTACTACGTCGAGAACAACGCCGACATCGCCAGGGCCGCCCAGTTCGTCCCGCTCAGCTCCCGCCAGGAGGCGGAGCTGCGGCAGGACCTGACGAGGCTGCGCGAGCAGCACGCGCCATGA
- a CDS encoding DUF72 domain-containing protein: protein MPLIVGTSGWQYKDWRGVLYPPRAPQRLWLEEYAGRFATVENNNAFYRLPDRDVFASWRDRTPGDFVMAVKASRYLTHLKRLHDPAEPVGRLMDRAEGLGGRLGPVLLQLPPNFREDTAALDACLRCFPRRVRVAVELRHPSWWDAERELRAVLERHGSALCWADRGSRPVTALWRTADWGYLRLHGGLAQPPPRYGRQALTGWVRRLGDAWPDGDDVYVYFNNDTGGAAVVDAARFARSAAAAGRTVTRTPDVTG from the coding sequence GTGCCCCTGATCGTCGGAACCTCGGGATGGCAGTACAAGGACTGGCGCGGCGTCCTCTACCCTCCCCGGGCACCCCAGCGGTTGTGGCTGGAGGAGTACGCCGGGCGGTTCGCCACGGTGGAGAACAACAACGCCTTCTACCGGCTCCCCGACCGGGACGTCTTCGCCTCCTGGCGCGACCGCACGCCCGGGGACTTCGTCATGGCGGTGAAGGCGAGCCGCTACCTGACGCATCTGAAGCGGCTGCACGATCCCGCGGAGCCGGTGGGCCGGCTGATGGACCGGGCCGAGGGGCTCGGCGGCCGGCTGGGGCCCGTCCTGCTACAACTGCCGCCGAACTTCAGGGAGGACACCGCGGCGCTCGACGCCTGTCTGCGCTGCTTCCCGCGCAGGGTCCGGGTCGCCGTCGAACTGCGCCACCCCTCGTGGTGGGACGCGGAGCGGGAGCTCCGGGCGGTGCTGGAGCGGCACGGGAGCGCGTTGTGCTGGGCGGACCGGGGTTCCCGCCCCGTCACCGCGCTGTGGCGCACGGCGGACTGGGGCTATCTGCGTCTCCACGGCGGTCTCGCCCAACCCCCGCCGCGCTACGGCCGCCAGGCCCTGACGGGGTGGGTCCGGCGGCTGGGCGACGCGTGGCCCGACGGGGACGACGTGTACGTGTACTTCAACAACGACACGGGAGGGGCGGCCGTCGTGGACGCCGCGAGGTTCGCCCGCTCGGCCGCCGCCGCGGGCCGGACCGTGACCCGTACGCCCGACGTCACCGGCTGA
- the pstS gene encoding phosphate ABC transporter substrate-binding protein PstS — protein MRRTNRRARPAAGAVVAALVLAGCAGEGPAEDRVEAGPPAVTADVDCAGSGRVQGSGSTAQQNAMKHWIDQYQRACPGVRIAYNPVGSGAGVAQFLRGATAFGGTDSALGDQDVKISRTFCAGGRAIDLPMAGGPVALGYHLPGVHDLVLDAPTLAAIFDSRITVWDHPDIRRLNPGVRLPELAITAVHRSDDSGTTQNLNAYLSGAAGDDWPYEAKKAWQARGGHSAAGSDGVASAVAATQGAIGYVELSFAATRKIDTVRIDTGAAEPVAPSADTASRGIAQAKVVGRGNDMKLEFDHGTSADGAYPIVLVTYEVVCDTGNDPANLPALKSFLAYTAGEEGQKLLPTIHYAPLPESVALRVRRIVATLS, from the coding sequence ATGAGACGTACGAACCGACGGGCGCGCCCGGCCGCGGGCGCGGTCGTGGCCGCACTGGTACTGGCGGGCTGTGCGGGGGAGGGCCCTGCCGAGGACCGGGTCGAGGCCGGTCCCCCGGCCGTGACCGCGGACGTCGACTGCGCCGGCTCGGGCAGGGTGCAGGGCTCCGGTTCGACCGCTCAGCAGAACGCCATGAAGCACTGGATCGACCAGTACCAGCGCGCCTGCCCCGGTGTCCGGATCGCCTACAACCCCGTCGGGTCCGGCGCCGGGGTGGCGCAGTTCCTGCGGGGAGCGACCGCCTTCGGCGGCACGGACAGCGCGCTGGGCGATCAGGACGTCAAGATCTCCCGGACGTTCTGCGCCGGCGGCCGGGCCATCGACCTGCCGATGGCGGGCGGGCCCGTGGCTCTCGGCTACCACCTACCGGGCGTCCACGACCTGGTCCTCGACGCCCCCACCCTGGCTGCGATCTTCGACTCCCGCATCACCGTCTGGGACCACCCCGACATCCGCCGGCTCAATCCCGGCGTGCGGCTCCCCGAGCTCGCGATCACCGCCGTGCACCGCTCGGACGACTCGGGCACGACGCAGAACCTGAACGCCTATCTGTCGGGCGCCGCGGGCGACGACTGGCCGTACGAGGCGAAGAAGGCCTGGCAGGCCAGGGGTGGCCACTCGGCGGCCGGTTCGGACGGAGTCGCCTCGGCGGTGGCCGCCACCCAGGGGGCGATCGGCTACGTCGAGCTGTCCTTCGCCGCCACCCGGAAGATCGACACGGTGCGCATCGACACCGGCGCGGCCGAACCCGTCGCGCCCAGTGCCGATACCGCCTCCCGGGGCATCGCCCAGGCGAAGGTGGTGGGGCGGGGCAACGACATGAAGCTGGAGTTCGACCACGGGACCTCGGCCGACGGCGCGTACCCGATCGTGCTCGTGACGTACGAGGTCGTCTGCGACACGGGGAACGACCCGGCGAACCTGCCGGCGCTGAAGTCGTTCCTGGCGTACACCGCAGGTGAGGAAGGGCAGAAGCTGCTGCCGACGATCCACTACGCCCCGCTTCCGGAGAGCGTGGCGCTCCGGGTCAGGAGGATCGTCGCCACGCTGTCCTGA